The following proteins come from a genomic window of Propionispora vibrioides:
- the metK gene encoding methionine adenosyltransferase, translating to MKQRYLFTSESVTEGHPDKLADQISDSVVDAVLSQDQLGRVACETSVTTGLVLITGEISTSAQVNIAAIARETIAQVGYVRAEYGLDAATAAVLVALDQQSPDIAQGVNQALESRSGSSQEKWDAIGAGDQGIVFGYASDETPEYLPAPIALAHRLARRLTAVRKEGSLAYLRPDGKTQVTVEYDGLKPVRVDTVLISAQHDPEVSQAQLAADIRSQVINPTLPAEWLDDRTKVLVNPTGRFVVGGPQGDAGLTGRKIIVDTYGGFARHGGGAFSGKDPTKVDRSGAYAARYVAKNLVAAGLAKRLEIQIAYAIGVARPVSIFVDSFGTGLVSNRELVDIVERHFDLRPAAIIEQLALRQPLYRQVAAYGHFGRTDVTVPWEQTDKAVRLRSLEGSKLA from the coding sequence ATGAAACAACGGTATTTATTTACTTCCGAATCGGTGACGGAGGGGCATCCTGACAAGCTGGCCGATCAGATTTCCGACAGCGTGGTGGACGCGGTGCTGAGTCAGGACCAGTTGGGCCGCGTGGCCTGCGAGACAAGCGTTACCACCGGGTTGGTACTCATTACCGGCGAGATTTCCACCAGCGCCCAGGTCAATATAGCTGCCATAGCCAGAGAGACGATCGCTCAGGTTGGCTATGTCCGGGCGGAATACGGGCTGGATGCGGCGACAGCGGCGGTGTTGGTCGCTCTGGATCAACAATCGCCGGATATTGCCCAGGGCGTCAATCAGGCGCTGGAAAGCCGGTCAGGCAGCAGTCAGGAAAAGTGGGATGCCATCGGCGCCGGCGACCAGGGCATTGTGTTTGGCTATGCCTCGGATGAGACGCCGGAATATCTGCCGGCTCCCATTGCCCTGGCCCACCGGTTGGCGCGGCGGCTGACTGCCGTACGCAAGGAGGGAAGTCTGGCCTATCTTCGCCCCGACGGCAAAACCCAGGTTACCGTGGAATACGACGGTTTGAAGCCTGTCCGGGTGGATACGGTGCTTATTTCGGCTCAGCATGACCCGGAAGTTTCCCAGGCGCAGCTTGCCGCCGATATCCGGAGCCAGGTCATCAACCCAACGCTGCCGGCAGAGTGGCTGGATGACAGGACCAAGGTACTGGTCAATCCCACCGGCCGGTTTGTCGTAGGCGGCCCGCAGGGCGATGCCGGACTGACCGGACGTAAAATCATTGTCGATACCTATGGCGGTTTTGCCCGGCACGGCGGCGGCGCTTTTTCGGGCAAAGACCCAACCAAGGTGGACCGGTCGGGGGCCTATGCCGCCCGTTACGTGGCGAAAAATCTGGTGGCCGCCGGACTGGCCAAGCGGCTGGAAATCCAGATTGCCTATGCTATTGGTGTAGCGCGGCCTGTTTCCATCTTTGTCGACTCCTTCGGCACCGGCCTGGTCAGCAACCGGGAACTGGTGGATATTGTGGAACGCCACTTTGACCTGCGGCCGGCGGCGATTATTGAACAGCTTGCCCTAAGGCAGCCACTGTACCGCCAGGTTGCCGCTTATGGACATTTTGGCCGGACCGATGTGACCGTACCCTGGGAGCAGACGGACAAAGCCGTCCGGCTGCGATCGCTGGAGGGCAGCAAGTTGGCTTAA
- a CDS encoding helix-turn-helix transcriptional regulator: MNMEIANQLVSLRKKNGLSQEALAEKLGISRQAVSKWERGEASPDTDNLIQLAKLYQISLDEMLLLKTPATADEEEASQTKTDDPSPDETPPPQRGAGIHLKSKDGEIYIGRDGIYATDFTDTVHSQDTARLTINGQSYTWREARAKWRHNYPARFPLTLLALLIYLGIGMLYDIWHPTWLVFLLIPLTGKTLAAIQHKNWRKLPYPLIITVIYLCLGFLYHSWHPAWVLFLTIPLYYSGVSYFTAKRSPQEPL; this comes from the coding sequence ATGAATATGGAGATTGCCAATCAATTGGTCAGTTTACGCAAAAAGAACGGTCTTTCCCAGGAAGCCCTGGCCGAAAAGCTGGGCATCAGCCGCCAGGCCGTCAGCAAATGGGAACGGGGTGAAGCCTCGCCTGATACCGATAATCTGATCCAACTGGCCAAATTATATCAAATATCACTGGATGAAATGCTGCTGTTAAAAACACCGGCAACAGCGGATGAGGAAGAAGCTTCACAGACTAAAACAGACGATCCCTCACCCGACGAAACGCCTCCCCCGCAAAGGGGCGCCGGAATTCACCTAAAAAGCAAGGACGGCGAAATATATATTGGCCGGGACGGCATTTATGCCACCGATTTCACCGACACCGTCCACAGCCAGGACACAGCCCGGCTTACCATCAACGGCCAGTCCTACACCTGGCGGGAGGCCCGGGCCAAATGGCGGCACAACTATCCCGCCCGGTTCCCCCTAACCCTGCTGGCCCTGCTCATCTATTTGGGCATCGGCATGCTCTACGACATTTGGCATCCTACCTGGCTGGTTTTTCTGCTTATTCCGCTAACCGGCAAAACGCTCGCTGCCATTCAGCATAAAAACTGGCGAAAGCTCCCTTATCCGCTGATCATTACCGTGATTTATCTTTGTCTGGGCTTTTTATATCATAGCTGGCATCCCGCCTGGGTTCTCTTTTTGACAATCCCCCTATACTATTCCGGAGTCAGCTACTTTACCGCCAAACGAAGTCCGCAAGAACCTTTATAA
- a CDS encoding nitrogenase component 1: MAVFQKKSIPIREKRLNTISAYHGSAADLLREFDGPEGAQQRIRTFSETHDDDVLQVLQRFSALPDTGLVIHGPRGCTAALLNGSNHHPWVVSNLAERDTIMGGEESLRDAIVALHTRHHPSLILVITTPVVAINNDDVAAVTLELSEELAAHIVPVYTDGFRSQAAIGGSDTVLYALLKQLPPAHKQAAANTVQVLALDEQPADLAETRRLLALLGIPAAIVPQEKGWAGLEVAAGAVAIALNRDETDFLGQALQEVWQTKFLPSAPPIGINGTYRWLAALGEALGVSDAVEALHRVETATLQPVVNNSSLRHKTVYLSLPPAIAWRTAELVEELGGRLAGLTVDHVDELHRQELAALAARRPDLPVQVGAGQVFEEVNLLRRHAPELYIGRADGAQWAARLGVAAVALERTPLLGYQGAVTLERQARKALANPAFVRTLGTYCGTAYKDGWYQKKANWHIKLEVK; encoded by the coding sequence ATGGCAGTATTTCAGAAAAAATCCATTCCCATCAGAGAAAAAAGACTTAACACCATCAGCGCCTATCATGGCAGTGCCGCCGACCTGCTGCGGGAATTTGACGGACCGGAGGGGGCGCAGCAGCGAATCCGGACGTTTTCGGAAACCCATGACGATGATGTGCTGCAGGTATTGCAACGCTTTAGTGCCCTGCCGGACACCGGACTGGTGATCCACGGCCCCCGTGGCTGCACCGCCGCCTTGCTGAACGGTTCGAACCATCATCCCTGGGTGGTCAGCAATCTGGCGGAGCGCGATACCATCATGGGCGGCGAAGAAAGCCTGCGGGACGCTATTGTGGCGCTCCACACCCGTCATCACCCTTCGCTTATTCTGGTGATTACCACGCCGGTGGTTGCCATTAACAATGATGATGTGGCGGCCGTAACGCTGGAGCTGTCAGAGGAGCTAGCCGCTCACATCGTACCGGTCTATACCGACGGCTTCCGTTCGCAGGCGGCCATCGGCGGCAGTGATACCGTTTTATATGCCTTATTGAAGCAGTTGCCGCCGGCTCATAAGCAGGCTGCGGCAAACACTGTCCAGGTATTGGCTCTTGACGAGCAGCCGGCTGATCTGGCTGAAACCAGGCGGCTGCTGGCTCTGCTGGGCATACCGGCGGCGATTGTACCGCAGGAGAAGGGCTGGGCCGGACTGGAAGTGGCCGCCGGCGCGGTGGCTATCGCGCTCAACCGGGATGAGACGGATTTTCTGGGGCAGGCGCTGCAGGAAGTCTGGCAGACAAAATTTCTGCCGTCAGCGCCGCCGATTGGAATAAACGGCACCTACCGGTGGCTGGCTGCCCTGGGTGAGGCTCTTGGCGTAAGCGATGCGGTAGAAGCCCTGCACCGGGTGGAAACGGCAACCCTGCAGCCGGTGGTGAATAACAGCAGTCTGCGGCATAAGACGGTCTATCTTTCCCTGCCGCCGGCTATCGCCTGGCGTACGGCCGAGCTGGTGGAAGAACTGGGCGGCCGGCTTGCCGGACTGACGGTGGACCATGTCGATGAACTGCACCGCCAGGAATTGGCAGCGTTGGCGGCACGCCGGCCGGACCTGCCGGTGCAGGTGGGGGCAGGGCAGGTCTTTGAAGAGGTGAATTTGCTGCGCCGGCACGCTCCCGAGCTTTATATCGGCCGGGCCGACGGCGCCCAGTGGGCAGCCCGGCTGGGGGTTGCCGCGGTGGCACTGGAAAGGACGCCGCTGCTGGGGTATCAAGGGGCGGTAACGCTGGAGCGGCAAGCCCGCAAGGCACTGGCTAATCCCGCCTTTGTCCGGACGCTGGGAACTTACTGCGGGACGGCGTATAAGGATGGCTGGTATCAAAAGAAAGCCAACTGGCATATCAAGCTGGAGGTGAAATAA
- a CDS encoding nitrogenase component 1, with protein sequence MSRIIESCRNHCALLGAIQTVRAVEGLLPIVHSTAGCGRQEELGLGKQGGYQGQRAALPSSNVREKQIVFGGASRLREQIKNTVKTIEADAYVVLSGCATELVGDDIPAMAKEAREQGYPVLQVAAPGFKGDVHQGYEAVVQGLLAYAAGLAPAQKHTQRGLINLLGIIPGQDVFWQGNLLALDALLQQAGLRANRLFGLGQTIDNWTAAASAELTLVLSPWGRKAAVYLEEKAGVPYLEVSRLPVGFTATQRFLQQLGERVRLPEQTLTGLYAREEQRQNYYLNQLAAVYYAAGVQREFAVVGESSFILGLQEFLTGTAGLIPKLLIVTDPLAKEEQRRLQEWLEPELALWETELAFSEDRQDIVTSLSRHKVELVLGSSLEQAWAGQQQLPFLPVSFPAGDQFWLSRSYLGLDGAVTLLEDLVGQIRQSRRQDDHKDKECVS encoded by the coding sequence ATGAGCCGCATCATAGAAAGCTGTCGCAACCACTGCGCGCTGTTGGGCGCCATTCAGACTGTCCGGGCGGTAGAGGGGCTTTTGCCCATTGTTCATTCCACGGCCGGCTGCGGCCGTCAGGAAGAACTGGGATTGGGAAAGCAGGGTGGTTATCAGGGACAGCGGGCGGCGCTGCCGTCCTCCAATGTGCGGGAAAAGCAAATCGTGTTTGGCGGCGCTTCCCGGCTGCGGGAACAAATAAAGAATACGGTAAAAACGATAGAAGCCGACGCTTATGTCGTGTTGTCCGGCTGCGCGACCGAACTGGTCGGCGACGATATTCCGGCCATGGCCAAAGAGGCGCGGGAGCAGGGCTATCCGGTGCTACAGGTAGCGGCGCCGGGCTTTAAAGGCGACGTGCACCAAGGCTATGAAGCGGTGGTGCAGGGTCTCCTGGCTTATGCGGCCGGTCTTGCTCCGGCGCAGAAGCATACGCAACGGGGACTGATTAATCTGTTGGGCATCATACCGGGGCAGGATGTATTCTGGCAGGGAAACCTGCTGGCGCTGGACGCCCTGCTGCAGCAAGCGGGACTACGGGCTAACCGGCTGTTTGGCCTGGGGCAGACGATTGATAACTGGACGGCGGCGGCCTCGGCCGAACTGACGCTGGTGCTTTCACCCTGGGGCAGGAAGGCGGCAGTGTATCTGGAAGAAAAGGCGGGCGTTCCCTATTTGGAGGTATCCCGCTTACCGGTGGGCTTTACGGCGACCCAACGCTTTTTACAGCAACTGGGCGAAAGAGTGCGGCTTCCGGAGCAGACGCTCACCGGGCTGTATGCCCGGGAGGAGCAACGGCAGAACTACTATCTGAACCAACTGGCGGCTGTATATTATGCTGCCGGTGTTCAGCGGGAATTCGCCGTCGTCGGGGAAAGCTCTTTTATCCTGGGCCTGCAGGAATTTCTGACCGGGACGGCGGGTTTGATCCCCAAATTGTTAATAGTTACCGATCCTCTGGCGAAGGAAGAGCAGCGGCGTCTGCAAGAGTGGCTGGAACCGGAGCTGGCCCTTTGGGAAACCGAACTGGCCTTTAGTGAAGACCGGCAGGACATCGTGACAAGCCTTAGCCGGCACAAGGTAGAACTGGTGCTGGGCAGCTCGCTGGAACAGGCGTGGGCCGGGCAGCAACAGCTTCCCTTTTTGCCGGTTTCCTTTCCGGCCGGTGACCAATTTTGGCTTAGCCGGAGTTATTTGGGCCTTGACGGCGCTGTAACCTTGTTGGAGGATCTGGTTGGACAAATCCGGCAGAGCCGGCGGCAAGATGATCATAAGGATAAGGAGTGTGTATCATGA